A window of the Lactuca sativa cultivar Salinas chromosome 7, Lsat_Salinas_v11, whole genome shotgun sequence genome harbors these coding sequences:
- the LOC111904308 gene encoding protoporphyrinogen oxidase 2, chloroplastic/mitochondrial: protein MTIATLSFTSSFTPHHTFHHRRRRHHLLKPTTKISSQVSLTTPPSITLQPTLKKTGVIVVGAGLAGLAAAIRLHSDNIPFLLVEASDGVGGRVRTDNVDGFLLDRGFQIFITGYPEARRILDYEALDLQKFYSGAKVYYGGGFHTVADPLRHLGDAIQSLTNPIGTIVDKSLIALTRIRVLTQSDDQIFSAEETSTINLLKRIGFSDSIVDRFFRPFFGGIFFDRDLETTSRLFDFIFKCLALGDNTLPAKGISAIPEQLASKLPSNSIILNTPVKSIDSDSESESSHTVRLNNGETLKAEYGVIIAVEEPEAVKLLAGKSNDIPVQIKPPRSTVCLYFSADRAQVPVPDPVLFINGSGHGIVNNMFFATNVAPSYGPPGKVLVSVSLIGLYEDVSDEDLKTKVVEELSGWFGKEVSVGSWKYLRSYRVKFAQPNQCPPTDLQKNPKLGLGLYVCGDYRTSATFDGALVSGRKAAEALLKDRSLVQAS from the coding sequence ATGACAATCGCCACTCTCTCTTTTACTTCCTCCTTCACTCCTCACCACACCTTCCACCACCGTCGCCGTCGTCACCACCTACTCAAACCCACCACCAAAATATCTTCACAGGTTTCCCTAACAACTCCCCCATCAATAACTCTTCAACCAACCCTCAAAAAGACCGGAGTTATCGTCGTCGGCGCTGGTCTAGCCGGCTTAGCCGCCGCCATACGCCTCCACTCCGACAACATTCCCTTCCTCCTCGTCGAAGCTTCTGATGGCGTCGGAGGTCGTGTACGTACTGACAACGTCGACGGTTTCCTCCTCGACCGTGGCTTCCAAATCTTCATCACCGGTTACCCGGAAGCCCGAAGAATACTCGACTACGAAGCCCTAGATCTTCAGAAATTCTACTCCGGAGCTAAGGTTTACTACGGCGGTGGCTTCCATACAGTAGCTGATCCGTTACGCCACCTGGGTGATGCTATCCAATCTCTAACAAACCCGATCGGAACAATCGTTGATAAATCTCTCATCGCATTgactagaattagggttttgactcaaTCCGATGATCAGATATTCTCTGCTGAAGAGACCTCCACTATCAATTTGCTCAAACGAATTGGGTTTTCCGATTCCATTGTGGATCGATTTTTCCGACCATTTTTCGGTGGGATTTTCTTCGACAGAGACCTCGAAACCACTTCCCGCCTCTTCGATTTCATCTTCAAGTGTTTAGCTCTCGGCGACAACACTCTCCCGGCGAAAGGAATTTCCGCAATTCCCGAACAATTAGCTTCAAAATTACCCTCCAATTCCATCATCCTAAACACACCAGTTAAATCCATCGATTCAGATTCAGAATCAGAATCAAGTCACACTGTTAGATTAAACAATGGCGAGACCTTGAAGGCTGAATACGGTGTCATCATTGCAGTCGAAGAACCCGAAGCCGTTAAGCTTCTAGCCGGAAAATCAAACGATATCCCAGTTCAAATCAAGCCACCACGAAGCACCGTGTGTCTGTATTTCTCAGCCGATCGAGCCCAAGTTCCAGTCCCCGACCCAGTTCTGTTCATCAACGGGTCCGGCCATGGCATCGTCAACAACATGTTTTTCGCCACCAATGTGGCTCCTTCATACGGCCCGCCGGGGAAAGTTCTAGTGTCGGTTTCCCTTATCGGATTGTATGAAGACGTTTCCGATGAGGACCTGAAAACGAAGGTGGTGGAGGAGCTTAGTGGGTGGTTCGGGAAGGAAGTTTCAGTAGGATCCTGGAAGTATCTCAGAAGTTATCGTGTTAAATTCGCACAACCAAATCAATGCCCTCCGACGGATTTACAGAAGAACCCTAAGCTAGGGTTAGGGTTGTATGTGTGTGGGGATTATCGGACTAGTGCGACGTTTGATGGGGCTTTGGTATCCGGGAGGAAGGCGGCTGAGGCTTTACTGAAAGATCGATCTTTGGTTCAAGCTTCATAA